The Salvelinus namaycush isolate Seneca chromosome 1, SaNama_1.0, whole genome shotgun sequence genome has a window encoding:
- the LOC120054605 gene encoding transmembrane protein 230-like, which produces MNARSSLRQGILNTKVRYAKLSNDDDGYIDLQFKKSPPKVPYKAIALATVLFLIGSLLITIGALLLAGYFEVTHADRTVPVLIIGILVFLPGFYHLRIAYYASKGYRGYSYDDIPDFDD; this is translated from the exons ATGAACGCTCGCAGCAGTTTAAGACAAGGAATACTTAACACTAAGGTCAGGTACGCCAAATTATCCAATGATGATGACGGCTACATTGACCTGCAG TTCAAAAAGAGCCCACCAAAGGTCCCATACAAAGCCATTGCACTGGCTACTGTCCTCTTCTTGATTGGCTCTCTTTTGATCACCATTGGAGCCCTCCTATTGGCAGGATACTTTGAAGTCACA CATGCTGACCGGACTGTGCCCGTTCTCATCATTGGAATCTTGGTTTTCCTTCCTGGATTCTATCACCTGCGGATAGCTTACTATGCATCGAAGGGCTACCGTGGTTACTCCTACGATGATATCCCAGACTTTGATGACTGA